The Thamnophis elegans isolate rThaEle1 chromosome Z, rThaEle1.pri, whole genome shotgun sequence genome contains a region encoding:
- the LOC116521439 gene encoding olfactory receptor 14A16-like, translating to MANQSTVTEFFLMGFSDDHGVQLRLFFLLLFIYLIALIGNSLIAFVVILNHHLHTPMYFFLVNLSLTDICYITTTIPKSMAVSLTDNKTITFPGCMTQVFLVIACVGSEVALLTIMAYDRYVAICRPLRYSLILNWGACSQMALASWITSFIHALLQTSLTFQLNFCGLNIIGQFFCDVPQLQKISCTDTKRNQIFMWIVGFIASSFCTGFVFASYGYIFSVILKIPSNQGRYKTFSTCSPHLTVYSLFIITSMFSYLRPQNLSSPTIDLLSAVLYAVLPPVLNPIIYSFRNKDIQEAVWKVMSKSKLACWVFCKSCYPRNI from the coding sequence atggCCAATCAATCCACTGTGACTGAATTCTTTCTGATGGGATTTTCTGATGACCATGGTGTACAACTTcgcctttttttcttacttctcTTCATTTATTTGATAGCTTTGATTGGGAATTCACTCATTGCATTTGTTGTGATCCTGAACCATCACCTGCACACCCCTATGTATTTCTTTTTGGTTAACCTATCATTGACTGATATTTGTTATATCACAACCACCATCCCCAAATCAATGGCAGTTTCATTGACAGATAACAAAACGATCACTTTTCCTGGATGTATGACTCAAGTGTTCTTAGTTATTGCTTGTGTAGGTTCTGAGGTTGCCTTGCTCACCATCATGGCTTATGATCGTTATGTAGCTATCTGCCGTCCTCTACGATATAGCCTTATTTTGAACTGGGGTGCATGCAGCCAAATGGCACTTGCTTCCTGGATTACATCCTTTATCCATGCTTTGTTGCAAACCAGCCTAACTTTTCAATTAAATTTCTGTGGGTTGAATATCATTGGACAATTTTTTTGTGATGTTCCTCAGTTACAAAAGATTTCTTGCACTGATACAAAACGTAATCAAATTTTCATGTGGATAGTTGGATTCATTGCGAGTTCATTTTGTACTGGATTTGTTTTTGCCTCTTATGGTTATATCTTctcagttattttaaaaattccatccaATCAAGGAAGATATAAAACTTTCTCAACTTGCAGTCCACACTTGACAGTCTATTCTTTATTTATCATTACATCTATGTTTTCGTACTTGAGACCACAAAATCTTTCTTCTCCCACAATAGATTTACTGTCTGCTGTATTGTATGCAGTGTTGCCTCCTGTTCTGAATCCCATCATTTATAGCTTCAGAAACAAGGATATCCAAGAGGCTGTGTGGAAAGTAATGTCTAAATCTAAACTGGCATGTTGGGTATTCTGCAAGTCCTGTTATCCAAGGAATATCTGA